The sequence below is a genomic window from Equus caballus isolate H_3958 breed thoroughbred chromosome 11, TB-T2T, whole genome shotgun sequence.
catctcatatttggtcttcctcttttcttgctgccttctacttttcccagcattattgtcttttccaaggaatcctgccttctcatgaagTGCCCAAAGTTGGACAGCCTCggttttatcatttttcctccagcgatagttcaggcttaatttgctctaggacccactcGTTCGTCTTTATGGCAGTCCCAGGTATTGGCAGAGCTCCCCTCCAACATTATATTTGAAATGAATCCATTTTTTCCCGTCAGCCTTCTTCGCTGTGCAGCTTCTGCCCTTGTACATAGTAACTGGGAATACgagggtgtggataatcttggccttagTCTACAGTGACGCTTCCTTACCCCTGATGATCTTTCCCAGTTCTTTCACGGCTGcccttctgagtctcagtcttctcttgatttcttgccTGCActctccatttaaattgatgactgaaccgAGGTAAACAAAATCTTCAACAATTTCAAGGTCTTTATTGTCTACATTAAAGTTGTGTAGTTCTTCTATAgccatgatttttgtcttcttgatgttcaaatgcagtcGTGCTTTGGCGCTTTCTTCTTCCACTTTCATCAGAAGTCGTTTCAcgtcattgctgctttctgcaAGTAAGATGGTGTCATCTGCATGTCTTAGATTGTTGATATTCCTTCCACCAATGTTCACTCCTCTTTCATCTAAAGCTAGCCCAGTTTTTTATATGATATGTTCTGTGTACAGATTAAACAGATGGGGATCATTAAGGTGACTATATAACTTATTCAaaccaggacacttttgagagtgacaGCGGACACTATTAATAATGACACTGGACAGCAAGCATACATTGATAACGCCTTGGCCAAACTGGAATGTCTGGTTCTCAGGTGGAGTCCAGCTGCTAGACTGGGGAACTTCTTGAAGGCGAGGACCACACCTTATTTATCTGGGTATCCTCAGCATCTTCCTAGAGCCTGATGCATAGTAGGTACTTAATGCACATATGTTGATTGAAGGGGTGACCCAGGAGTAGGGGGTCCCAAGCAGTGCTTTTGGGGGCTCCACAGGATGTTGAGGGGGGAGGGTTGCTAGCAGTCCAGTCTTTCACCTTTGACCCccatcattatttataatatcttGGCTTTCCTTGAAGATATCCCTTCTGTGTACTGTATGCTTTGAACTTTGTATCCAGAGCTTCAAAGCATTTCCACAATGCCTGGCTGAGACCCACCGGGCTGAGCCCTGGAGAGGCACCAGCCTGCACCATGCCCTGGCCTTCCTCCCCTGTCCTCTTGGTCAGGGCCTGAGTGCCAACTGGTCAGCATGGGTGCTGGTGATTGGCCTGTCCCTGTGTCTGGTGACTAACTGGTTCCAGCAGCTTTAAAACCTACATCTTGGCTTCCAAGGATCCCCTTCCCTTTTCCCTAGCAGGCTCCTGTTACACAACCCCCATCCTCAGGGCTGCCTGGGTAGCATTCCTGAgcacctcagttttcccatctttaGGACCCCTGGGGAAAGATGCTAAGTTAGTATGAAAGGAGGCTTATCGAGGCTGAGACCAAGCCTATGTAATTAGCCTGCTTAAAGCGTCCCACCTCTCTAATTATTGTTATGATGGATGTACCCACTTGGCTGGGCATGCCtacttctcctctcctttttagAGTTCCCAAGGGGTTGGTGAGGTGAGAAGGAACCCAAACCCCCTGGATTGTGGGAAGTAGTCCCGTCCGTCGCAGGCCTGATTCAAGGGACCTATGAGAAAGGAGATGCCCCACCTTCCTCACCCCCAAACCTGTGTGGGCAGAACTGCCAGGAGGGAAGGGGCGACAGCGAGatgccctgggcctcagtctcctcatctgcaaaatgagggggTTGCACGGATGATCTCTGAGCTATCTGGTGCTGTCATTGCACATCTCCACCCCGCACTGCGACTCTGGGCTGGGCTCAGCCAAGCAACCCCAGGGCTCTGTTGGAGGATCCTAAGGCCAATCCcgtctcttccttccccttcttcgCTCCTTTTTCTCTAACTGAACATGGGATCCCAGACCCTTGGTAGATGTTTATCCAGTGCTGGGGCTTCCCTCTTCTAGCTGCCCTGGGAGATAAAAGGCCAGGGACAAGCACAGGCCTGGGCCGTATTTCCCAGGCTTGCTGCAGGTGTGGTCCAGCCTGCCAGACTTCCAGGCTGATGTTCTGCCATTTTAGCCACCCCAGAGTGTCCTTCTCAATAGTCCTGTTTTGTtccctgctgtatccccagcacctaactTTGTGTGTTGAGTGAATGGTTCCAGTAAAAGTCCTGAGATCGACTCTCATTGGCTCAAACTGAGTCATGTGCCCATCTCCAACCCAACCAGTGTGACCTACCTTATCTGGGTGGAGTCAGCCCCCACCAACTCATGGACTGAAATGGGAGAAAGGCAGTTGCCCAAAAGGAAATGATGGGTCCTGTTATCAGAAGAAAGGTCACAGGCAAAAGCAATATGTCCCCTGCATCCTTAGAATGCAGAGCTGCTGTTTTTCTCCTACAGCCATCCACAACACAGCCTCGCGCTTAAAACACACAGGCTTGAATTCTTGTGGGTGCTGGGTGTACTGAGCGCTCAAGCTGCAGTCCCAGGATAACCCTCATTAGTGGAGGATAAGAATAGGGCTCTTCTCGGGGATGCAGCTGGATCAGATGGGGGTGGGTGTCAGGAAGGGGGAACCAGCCCGGCCAAATTGCCAGAACCCCGGGATTCCTTCCAGGCCAGGATTATGGGCAATTGCAGGCATGGAACCCTTCCAATCTATCCCTCCCAACCCTAGCCAAGAGCCTGTGATTGAAAGTCTCGTTCGTTCATTTGGTTCAGGGTGGCATGGAGAGAGGGACACAGCTAGCCTGTGCGTTGGGACATCTCAGATGAGTGCCTTATGCCTTATGTGAGGGGACTCCAGAGTCTCAGCTCCCAGTCTCACCTAATCCACTGCCTGACTCCCAAACCACTCTCTACCTCTTCTGCATCCTTTCTCCACACTTGCGGGAACGGGAGTGGGGTGAGGCGGAGTGCCCACAGAGAGGAGGTCTGCCTTATgtgtttttcagatattttattaagaataagGCATATGACAGTCACCCCTAAAGCACAGGGCTCTATTTCTGTGGGTGAGTGAATACACTCTGAAAAGCATTGGATTAAAAAGCGCAGCCAACAGAGAATTTGGAGCAGGATGCCTCTGCCCTGCTCACGGGGCTCCTGCCAGGGGGTTCTGAAGCCCTGCCTGTCCCCCATTCAAGGCTGGCGCCTCAGCGAGAGGGCGCTTAGGGATGCCCCACCCTCCGCACTGAGGACATGCTGCTCCACACCCTCTCGGTCCCCTTCCTCTCTACCAGGGAGGCCTCTATTCTGCTGCTTATTTGGAGAAGGGCTACCCCATTTCAGCCCTGGACTGGTCCCCTCAACTGCAGGCCActgtgggtgggatggggggcAGGGGTTCAGAGCCTCATGCTGCATTGCCCCTTGGTCCCTGGCTGGCTTCCAGAACAGGGAGGGTTCCCCACCTGCACTTTCcttcctggtctgtgcacacttggGGTGTGGCTGGAGCTCCAACTAGGGCCCCTGAATGTCTCTGTCAACACACCCCTGCCCCGCTGGGGTTTCGTGcagcagagaagaggggagaagccaggaggagaaagaatccTTTCCCTTCTAGTTACCCAGACCTTCCAGGAGCTCGTGGGAAGGAGTCTTTCCTTTGGCAGGGTGGGTCCCCCAGGCTAGGGGACGGGGAGGGCCTCTCCCAACCCTGAGGCTGAGGCCAAGCAGGCCACTGACTCCCAGTCCCATTCTGCTGCACCAAGTGTTCTGTTCCAAAACCCGGAGCAGGCAGCTGGAGGGGAGTCTCTAGTCCATTATTTCCAGGAGACAGATGGGGAAAGGGAATTTCTGCTAAAATTGAGACCCTGTATCAGCcgcagcccctcctccagcctgctAGTGGAGGGGGGAGGATCGCCTTATTTCCCTTCCAAGGGGGCCCAATACCTCTGACGTTCAGTGACTCAGCCGCCCCCGCACTTAGGACTTTCTTTCATCTCAGGGCTCTCCAAGCACCCCACAAACAATTAAATGTCATTATCTCTGGTGCTAGAACAGGGACAGGAGTTGGGAGGTGCTGATGGGGTCACTTGGGGAGAGACAGGCAGGCCACCGGAGgatccctggggtgggggtgtggtgGGAGCCCCAGCAGGACACCTTGGGGCcccaggagggaagggggaagagggcTATTGCTATAGAGCCAGGGGGAGGCCAGGGGGGTGTTGCTATGGCTTTTAGTAGGTGGGTAGGTGGATCAAGTACTTCACCATCTCTGTAGAAGAAGCGACGTAACAAAGTCACCCTGTTCACCCCAAAAGTGTGGTTGTGGAAGATGAAGGTCTGGGGGGTGCCTCCAGAAAGAGaccctttccctccttcccacaTCCTCTGGGCTCCTTCTGTGAGTGCAgtcaagagagaagagaggcctCCTCACACAGACCCATTCTGAAAGGGAGGGCGACAGGACGAGGGGTACAGCATCACACACACTTGAAGggggacacagaaggcagaggCTCAACCAGAGAACTGGGGCAGGGGGTAGAGGCAGGGGCAGGCAGAGCAAGGACCCTGGGCCACTACTGTGGCTCAGGTTAGACTAGAGAGCACTGTCTGTCCCAAGGGTGGCCACACCTTGGCCATCTGATCCCAGTGGCTGGACGCCCAGACCAGGCCTGGTTATTGCTCAGTGGTCTCAGCAGCCCTGAGTGTGGCCAGCCCGGAGGGGCTGCATGTCGGTGTGAGGCGGGAGTGTGCTCACTGGGTTTGCTTCCTGCTGATTTCCCCCTCCCTCTAACATATAGAGTGAAAGAGGATATGATTCCTGACTTCCCCCCTCTTCTTCACTGCCGGCCGTACGGGGAGAAGGGTTCATCACCCTTAGAGATTGACTCTGCTCACTGCCCGGATCCCGGGGTGACACAGAATGCACGACCTCAGCCAGGGTGGGGACCTGCCAGAATGCGGTGTTTATGAGGGAGGTAAAGGCCTCTCCCTACCCCATGTCCTCCCTCGGCAGCCCCTGGAAGACCTCACAGGCACTTAGGACTCGATGCAGGACCAACAGAGGAGGAATGGCGTGGGGCTGGGAGGGCTCTAGCGGTGTGTCTTTCTAGGCTGGGCTTGGGGGGAGGGGCAACCAGCTGGACTGGAACTGCACTGCCTGCCTTCGGTCGGGAGAGGGGAGCAACGCAGCTGGAGGTGGGGGCCTTCCATTTCCATCTGGCCATTCCCCAACCAAGACAGAAGGGCACCATGCACCCCGTCACCTGATAGGATTGGGGGCCTCCCTGGAGGGGGCCAGGCTGAGGACTAACCTGCGCTCTCCCGCCCCAGCAAACTCAAACCTCTAACAACTGCCACTTCCAAGCAGCCGGGTACTTTTCCCGCCTCTGGGTGCAGCCAGCTAATTAGGAAGCTGGGCAAAATGAGCACCAATAAACAGGACTAGGACAACTCCCAGGGCAGCCTTCAGGTTCCCAGCGACCTCCTGAAGGCAGTTGCTGCCCTTCCACATTCTGGCAGGGCGGCCCGACTCTGGAGCGTTCCCCCTCACGTCCCCAGCTCAGCTCCTAGTCTAAATACCTGGTCGGCATCCCGGGAAAGAACCGAGCTGCAGACAGCTCTACACCAGGTCCTGCTGCCAAAGCCACTCTGTAATCCTCTCTAAGGGTCTATGGCTGCTACTTTCCATAAGTTCAAACTTCCTTCAGGCCACACTTTCTCCACCAGGAGCTCTGCGAGGAGGTTCTTCTAAAGTGTTCGGTGCTCACGCCTAAGGACCTATCAGCGGCGTAGGGGTAGGAGACGGGGCTTCCGAGGGAAAGGCCCAGCCTCTAGCCCGCCGCCGAGCTTCTCCGCGGAGCAAGGCTCGGCGGGAAGGGCAGGCGTGCGGGGCGCGGGGAGGCCGCAGGGAGGGGCTAGAAGGCCCAAGGGTGCTAAGTGCCACTCTTGTTCCTTTCCGGAGGCCAGCCCAGCGTTCTCCCTCCCGCCAAACGATTGTCAGCTTTCCCGGGGCAGGGCGTgacacctgccccctcccctcccaatgGCTGGGTGGGGATCGGCACTGCGAGTCCACGCCACAAAAGAAGGTGCAATCGCTGAGCCCCGCGCAGGAGCTTCCTCGCGGGAGGGGAGAGCTCGAAGCTTCGGAAACATCGGGAAATACAAAAGGCGGGGGCGGTGGGACGGGGTTGGGGAGCGGGGGCCGCCTCCGCCCGCCCCCTGGAGGAGGGACCGACTCCCTCGGCCTCGGGGACCTGCCAGCGCGGCCCGAGCTGCGTCCTAGCCGTTGCCCGGCCCTgcctccccgccctccccaccccgccgACACCGCGCCTACTCCGGGTCCCCGGGCGCACCGGGCGGGCTGGGCGCGGCCGGCGGGCTCCGGCAGGCCCCAGGCTGCGGGCCGGCTTCGTCCGGGGGCTCCTGGGGGGGCGGCTGGCGCGGGCTGCGGCCGCTGGGCCGCGGGGGCCTCCGGGCGTAGAGGAAGAGCGCGGGGTCGGGCATGGCATCGGCGTCGTCCAGGGCGCCGGCCGCGCGGTCCCAGGCGGCCCAGTCCCGGCCGGGGCCCTTGGCGGCGGCctccgcggcggcggcgggcagGCGGCGGGCCCGCTGTGCGCGCCGGCGGGGCCGGGGCTCGGCGGCGGCGCCGGGGCCCGGGCGCGGAGTCTGCAGTCTCTGGCGCACCGCGTGCAGCTGGCAGGAGAGGTAGGCGGCCGCCTCGGTGTGCTTCTGCAGCTCGGTGCCCAGCACGGTGGCGCGGTGGCTGCGGCGACGCAGCTCGTCCAGGAAGCGGCGCTCCTCGGCGCGCAGGCTGCAGCGCAGCGCCGACACCAGCGCCTCGCGCTGCGCCACCTCCCGCCGCAGCTCCGCGTtggccgccgcccgcgccgccagCTGGGACTCCAGCGCGCGGCACTTGCTCTCCAGCTCCCGGGACGCCGCCTCTGGAAGGAAGAGATAACGGGGAGAAGTGATGATCCCGCCTGGCGGAACCTGCACAGCCCACCGATCCACGTGACAGAGCCCTGCCCCTCCCCGACCACGCGTCCCACGCTTcggccacactggccttcctcctcctgcctctgggccctTGCACCTTCCTACCCTCTGCTTGGCTTCCCTTCTAATTCTTCAGGTTTCAGCTTAAGCGCAAAACCCTCCCTGATCATTTATTCACTCCATAATACTTGTTGAGCCCCAACTATGTGCACTGTGGTAGGCATTGGGGATATGGTGGATAATAAAA
It includes:
- the CCDC92B gene encoding coiled-coil domain-containing 92B; this translates as MDTVSLEHQIQSVQRHISFLKKEQMALLRDLHLEILRLQKRCSELTHDLELREAQSHQQEAASRELESKCRALESQLAARAAANAELRREVAQREALVSALRCSLRAEERRFLDELRRRSHRATVLGTELQKHTEAAAYLSCQLHAVRQRLQTPRPGPGAAAEPRPRRRAQRARRLPAAAAEAAAKGPGRDWAAWDRAAGALDDADAMPDPALFLYARRPPRPSGRSPRQPPPQEPPDEAGPQPGACRSPPAAPSPPGAPGDPE